The following proteins are co-located in the Vigna angularis cultivar LongXiaoDou No.4 chromosome 2, ASM1680809v1, whole genome shotgun sequence genome:
- the LOC108321670 gene encoding bidirectional sugar transporter SWEET9: MVAFSAQEMAFIFGLLGNIVSFLVFLAPLPTFYTIFKNKSSAGFQSIPYVVALLSALLLLYYGFIKSNAILIVTINSIGCFIEVSYLTMYIVYAPKKQKISTLVMILIADIGGFGLTMLVTIFAMKGINRVRAVGWVCAIFNIAVFAAPLSIMRKVIKTKSVEYMPFSLSLFLTLCATMWFFYGLFDKDQFIMLPNVLGFLFGITQMILYMIYKNSEKKNTKANRAQQQESEGTVNTKQHTCDDNKLDFPSVVEMKENQLDQV, translated from the exons ATGGTTGCATTTTCTGCTCAAGAGATGGCTTTCATCTTTGGCCTTCTAG GTAACATTGTCTCCTTTCTGGTGTTCTTGGCACCCTT GCCAACCTTCTATACAATTTTCAAGAACAAATCATCTGCGGGGTTTCAATCAATTCCATACGTTGTTGCACTTCTTAGTGCACTTTTGCTTCTGTACTATGGCTTCATAAAGAGCAATGCTATTCTGATTGTCACCATCAACAGTATTGGATGTTTCATAGAAGTTTCCTACCTTACAATGTACATTGTATATGCTCCCAAGAAGCAGAAG ATTTCCACTTTGGTAATGATACTCATTGCTGACATTGGAGGTTTTGGCTTAACCATGTTAGTCACCATCTTCGCTATGAAGGGAATTAACCGTGTTCGTGCAGTGGGATGGGTTTGTGCCATTTTCAACATTGCAGTGTTCGCTGCTCCCTTAAGCATAATG AGGAAGGTCATCAAAACCAAAAGTGTTGAGTACATGCCATTTTCACTGTCCTTGTTTCTTACCCTCTGCGCCACCATGTGGTTTTTCTACGGGCTCTTCGACAAGGATCAGTTCATTATG CTGCCAAATGTGCTAGGATTTCTGTTTGGCATCACCCAAATGATCTTATACATGATTTACAAGAATTCTGAGAAGAAGAACACGAAAGCCAATCGTGCACAGCAGCAAGAAAGTGAGGGCACAGTGAACACAAAACAGCACACCTGTGATGACAATAAACTTGATTTCCCTTCGGTGgtggaaatgaaagagaatCAGCTCGATCAAGTTTGA